Proteins found in one Acinetobacter sp. XH1741 genomic segment:
- a CDS encoding amino acid permease: MAAHQNGSEANHSQSLKHGLKSRHLTMISIAGVIGGSLFVGSGSIIYNTGPVVFLTYALGGLLVWFIMRMLGEMAVLNPDSGSFSTYADRAIGRWAGFSIGWLYWCTLAMLMGWEAYVAGKILNNWFPFIPIWVYMTVVIGALVAVNLQNVKNYGEFEFWFALIKVIAIVIFLVIGSLAIMHLWPWGNPAASGITNLTSQGFMPNGGASVITALLGVMFAYIGAEIVTVAAAESANPSKEIRKASNSVVWRIILFYVGSMFVAVCLIPHNNELLKDSTWGTYSVTLSALGIPGARHIVNFVVLTSVCSCFNSALYTCSRMLFSLSKRGDAPKSFGSVNSKSSPWVGVIVSCFFSVIAVVLTATKSMDVYDFFMLTTGAATLYVYLTIAYSQLRMRKKLEAEGVKIDFKMWMFPYLTYVVIFAIIGAILTMLIEGTYFKEVIYTTALFGIIVFFGLLSEKLGWGKERRATHLTHTHEEKLV; this comes from the coding sequence ATGGCAGCTCATCAAAATGGTTCTGAAGCCAATCACTCCCAAAGTTTAAAACATGGACTTAAATCACGTCACTTAACCATGATCTCGATTGCTGGGGTTATTGGTGGCTCTCTCTTTGTGGGCTCTGGCAGTATTATCTACAATACAGGCCCTGTAGTTTTCTTAACCTATGCTTTAGGTGGTTTACTCGTCTGGTTCATCATGCGAATGCTAGGCGAGATGGCTGTTTTAAACCCCGATAGTGGCTCTTTTTCAACTTATGCGGACCGTGCAATTGGTCGTTGGGCTGGTTTCTCAATTGGCTGGCTGTACTGGTGTACGCTGGCAATGCTTATGGGTTGGGAAGCCTATGTAGCAGGTAAAATTTTAAATAACTGGTTCCCGTTTATACCCATCTGGGTCTATATGACTGTCGTGATTGGTGCACTGGTTGCAGTCAATTTGCAGAACGTAAAGAACTATGGTGAATTCGAGTTCTGGTTCGCTCTCATCAAAGTCATTGCGATTGTGATCTTCTTGGTGATTGGTAGTTTGGCCATCATGCATTTGTGGCCTTGGGGTAATCCGGCTGCATCTGGTATTACTAATTTAACCTCTCAAGGCTTTATGCCTAATGGGGGGGCATCCGTTATTACCGCTTTACTTGGGGTCATGTTTGCCTATATTGGCGCTGAAATTGTGACTGTAGCAGCGGCAGAGTCTGCAAACCCATCTAAAGAAATTCGTAAAGCATCAAACTCGGTGGTTTGGCGAATTATTTTATTCTACGTTGGTTCGATGTTTGTTGCGGTATGTCTGATTCCTCACAACAATGAACTTTTGAAAGATTCTACTTGGGGAACCTATAGTGTTACGTTATCTGCGCTTGGTATTCCGGGTGCGCGTCATATCGTGAATTTTGTGGTTCTAACCTCGGTATGTAGCTGCTTTAACTCGGCGCTTTATACGTGTTCACGTATGTTGTTCTCTTTATCTAAACGTGGTGATGCACCGAAAAGCTTTGGTTCTGTAAACAGTAAAAGCAGCCCGTGGGTGGGTGTGATTGTGTCATGCTTCTTCTCTGTAATTGCTGTCGTTTTAACTGCAACCAAGAGTATGGATGTTTATGACTTTTTCATGCTAACAACAGGTGCAGCAACACTTTATGTGTACTTAACCATTGCTTATTCTCAGCTTCGTATGCGCAAGAAACTTGAAGCAGAAGGTGTGAAAATTGACTTTAAAATGTGGATGTTCCCTTACTTAACTTACGTGGTGATCTTTGCAATTATTGGTGCAATTCTTACTATGTTGATTGAAGGCACGTATTTTAAAGAAGTGATTTACACCACGGCATTGTTTGGCATTATTGTGTTCTTCGGTTTGCTGTCTGAAAAACTAGGTTGGGGTAAAGAGCGTAGAGCGACCCATCTTACCCATACGCATGAAGAAAAGTTAGTTTAA
- a CDS encoding helix-turn-helix domain-containing protein, translated as MSQPIEIIAKGLTRERQRAGLSLAEVARRAGVAKSTLSQLEAGQGNPSIETLWALCVALNIPFARLMEEPSNQVQVIRCGDGPTVSSEIANYKAILLATCPPHARRDVYLLIVEPGEDRLSEPHPVGSVEHIIVVEGRALVGLIDDAVELSVGDYICYPADQKHIFRALETGTKALLISEQN; from the coding sequence ATGTCTCAGCCAATTGAAATTATTGCCAAAGGTTTAACGCGTGAACGCCAAAGAGCAGGGCTGTCATTGGCAGAGGTTGCTCGTCGTGCAGGTGTTGCCAAATCGACTCTTTCTCAACTAGAGGCAGGGCAAGGGAACCCAAGTATTGAAACTTTATGGGCACTTTGTGTGGCCCTCAATATTCCATTTGCCCGTTTGATGGAAGAACCGAGCAATCAGGTGCAAGTCATTCGTTGTGGCGATGGGCCAACGGTGAGCTCTGAAATTGCCAATTACAAAGCAATTTTGTTAGCGACTTGTCCGCCACACGCACGCCGTGATGTGTATTTACTGATTGTGGAACCAGGTGAAGACCGTCTTTCAGAGCCACATCCTGTGGGTTCTGTGGAGCATATTATTGTGGTTGAAGGGCGAGCTTTGGTTGGCTTAATTGATGATGCTGTCGAGCTCAGTGTTGGAGACTATATTTGTTACCCTGCCGACCAGAAACATATATTTAGAGCCTTAGAAACAGGGACGAAAGCGTTATTAATTTCTGAACAGAACTAA
- a CDS encoding AzlC family ABC transporter permease, producing the protein MENRSLYHAMTTYSLIKKLSKDTTRSIFFVCLATSVVGMSLGSLAASYGLALWIPLCLSIFVLAGTAEFIFIGFLAVGGSPIAAAVAGLLVNLRHLPFGIAVNELIRGKFSRYFGAHIMNDESVLFGMAQPDFETKKAAYWLCGIGIMLTWPLGVTAGYFIGSAIPDPKTFGLDAIFPAILIALTFSALKNKSTRKAAFAGSTLALIATPFLASGLPILISLFGLIWGRKK; encoded by the coding sequence ATGGAAAATCGTTCGTTATATCATGCTATGACTACATACTCTCTCATTAAAAAACTGAGTAAAGATACCACCCGCTCCATTTTCTTTGTGTGTCTAGCAACTAGTGTGGTTGGGATGTCTTTAGGTTCACTCGCTGCAAGTTATGGCTTAGCGCTCTGGATCCCGCTTTGTCTATCGATATTTGTGCTCGCAGGAACTGCTGAGTTTATTTTTATTGGCTTCTTGGCGGTAGGTGGTAGCCCAATTGCTGCTGCGGTTGCAGGCCTACTCGTCAATTTAAGACATTTGCCTTTTGGGATTGCGGTCAATGAATTAATCCGAGGCAAATTCTCTCGATATTTCGGGGCTCATATCATGAACGATGAAAGTGTTTTGTTTGGTATGGCACAGCCAGATTTCGAGACAAAAAAGGCTGCTTATTGGTTATGTGGAATAGGCATCATGCTGACTTGGCCGCTCGGTGTCACAGCAGGTTATTTTATTGGAAGTGCTATTCCAGACCCGAAAACATTTGGCTTAGATGCCATTTTCCCAGCCATTTTAATTGCACTTACTTTTTCTGCTTTAAAGAATAAATCTACTCGGAAAGCTGCATTTGCCGGATCAACTTTAGCACTCATTGCCACCCCTTTTTTAGCCTCAGGACTCCCAATTTTAATTTCTCTTTTTGGCTTGATATGGGGTAGAAAGAAATGA
- a CDS encoding AzlD domain-containing protein: MNQQLLIIVGIALLALGTYSIRFAGFHLGAKFSFSEKYQVLLSNGATVLLCAIAVTTTFFEGQHFAGFARIFGVGLALFLVWKKVPLLLVICLAAAGTALLRLLGIE, translated from the coding sequence ATGAATCAACAGTTACTGATTATTGTGGGAATAGCTCTACTTGCACTGGGTACTTACAGTATTCGCTTTGCTGGTTTTCACTTAGGTGCCAAGTTCTCATTTTCTGAAAAATACCAAGTTTTACTGTCAAACGGCGCAACTGTTTTGCTCTGTGCAATTGCAGTGACCACGACATTTTTTGAAGGCCAACATTTTGCAGGTTTCGCGCGTATATTTGGGGTGGGTTTAGCGCTGTTCTTGGTTTGGAAAAAAGTACCGCTTTTATTGGTGATTTGTTTGGCTGCTGCAGGCACAGCCCTGTTACGTTTGCTTGGAATTGAATAA
- the ssb gene encoding single-stranded DNA-binding protein, with protein MRGVNKVILVGTLGRDPETKTFPNGGSLTQFSIATSEVWTDKTSGERKEQTEWHRIVLHNRLGEIAQQFLRKGSKVYIEGSLRTRQWTDQNGQERYTTEIRGDQMQMLDARQQGEQGFAGGNDFNQPRFNAPQQGGGYQNNNNQGGGYGQNNGGGYGSQGGFGNGGNSPQGGGFAPKAPQQPASAPADLDDDLPF; from the coding sequence ATGCGTGGTGTAAATAAGGTTATTTTGGTTGGTACTTTGGGTCGTGATCCTGAAACAAAAACTTTTCCAAATGGGGGCTCGTTAACCCAGTTTTCAATCGCGACAAGTGAAGTTTGGACCGATAAAACGTCAGGTGAACGTAAAGAACAAACAGAATGGCACCGTATTGTTTTGCATAACCGTTTAGGGGAAATTGCTCAGCAGTTTTTACGTAAAGGTTCTAAGGTTTATATTGAAGGTTCATTACGTACGCGTCAGTGGACAGATCAAAATGGTCAAGAACGTTACACGACAGAAATTCGTGGCGACCAGATGCAAATGTTAGATGCTCGTCAACAAGGTGAACAAGGTTTCGCTGGCGGTAATGATTTTAACCAACCACGTTTTAACGCACCTCAACAAGGTGGCGGTTATCAAAATAATAACAACCAAGGTGGCGGCTACGGTCAAAACAATGGCGGTGGTTATGGTAGCCAAGGTGGTTTCGGTAATGGTGGCAACAGCCCTCAAGGTGGTGGTTTTGCACCTAAAGCACCGCAACAACCAGCGTCTGCACCAGCTGATTTAGACGACGATTTACCGTTCTAA
- a CDS encoding MFS transporter: MMNALERRSTFALSSIFALRMLGLFMIIPVFSVVGQSYQYATPALIGLAVGVYGLSQAILQIPFSLLADRFSRKPLVVFGLLLFAIGGAIAGLSDTIYGVIIGRAIAGAGAVSAVVMALLADVTREEQRTKAMAAMGMSIGLSFVVAFSLGPWLTSIVGISGLFFVTTIMGLIAISMLLLVPKVTRHHRNYQQGYMAQLKQVIQMGDLNRLHVSVFALHLLLTAMFIYVPSQLIEFAHIPLASHGLVYLPLLVISLFFAFPSIIIAEKYRKMRGIFLTAITGIIAGLLLLIFGYQSKYILLAGLGIFFIAFNVMEALLPSWLSKSAPIQSKATAMGVNASSQFLGAFFGGTLGGQLLMLHNTAIGWSVLAGIAIIWLLISFGLAQPRYLSSIVLPLPQVQQVNEWTTQLLAIRGIEEVVVMPDQQVAYIKVDKQTLDDAARRDLTQLFGKEVAI; this comes from the coding sequence ATGATGAATGCTTTGGAACGCCGCTCAACTTTTGCTTTAAGTAGTATTTTTGCGCTACGCATGTTGGGTCTGTTCATGATTATTCCGGTCTTTTCTGTAGTCGGGCAGTCATATCAATATGCGACTCCAGCACTCATTGGTTTGGCTGTAGGTGTCTATGGCTTAAGTCAGGCCATTTTACAAATTCCATTTAGCTTACTTGCAGACCGTTTTAGTCGTAAACCGCTTGTGGTATTTGGCCTATTACTGTTTGCTATTGGTGGGGCAATTGCGGGTTTATCTGACACCATTTATGGCGTAATTATTGGTCGTGCCATCGCTGGTGCAGGTGCAGTTTCTGCTGTAGTCATGGCGCTTTTAGCCGATGTCACACGTGAAGAACAGCGTACCAAAGCCATGGCGGCCATGGGCATGAGTATTGGCTTATCTTTTGTAGTGGCGTTTAGTCTTGGGCCTTGGCTCACCAGCATTGTTGGTATTTCTGGCTTATTCTTTGTCACGACCATTATGGGCTTGATTGCGATTTCAATGTTATTGCTTGTACCGAAAGTGACACGCCATCATCGTAATTATCAGCAAGGCTACATGGCACAGCTTAAGCAAGTCATTCAAATGGGTGATTTAAACCGTTTACATGTTTCGGTTTTTGCATTGCATTTATTGCTGACAGCCATGTTTATTTATGTGCCTTCACAGCTCATCGAGTTCGCGCATATTCCTTTAGCCAGTCATGGACTGGTGTATTTGCCACTCTTGGTCATTAGTTTATTTTTTGCATTTCCTAGCATTATCATCGCTGAAAAATACCGCAAAATGCGAGGCATTTTCTTAACCGCAATTACAGGCATTATTGCTGGTTTGTTGCTCCTCATATTTGGTTATCAGTCAAAATATATCTTGCTTGCAGGCCTTGGTATTTTCTTCATTGCATTTAATGTGATGGAAGCTTTATTGCCTTCTTGGTTGTCAAAGTCAGCTCCAATTCAGTCGAAAGCCACCGCTATGGGCGTAAATGCCAGTAGCCAGTTTTTAGGTGCTTTTTTTGGTGGCACCCTGGGTGGTCAATTATTGATGTTACATAATACTGCGATTGGATGGAGTGTCTTAGCAGGGATTGCTATAATATGGTTGCTAATTAGTTTTGGTTTAGCTCAGCCGCGGTATTTGTCATCGATTGTGCTGCCATTGCCGCAAGTGCAACAGGTGAATGAGTGGACCACACAGCTATTGGCAATTCGTGGTATTGAAGAAGTTGTGGTGATGCCTGACCAGCAAGTTGCGTATATTAAAGTCGATAAGCAGACTCTAGATGATGCTGCACGACGTGATTTAACGCAGTTGTTCGGTAAAGAGGTAGCCATTTAA
- a CDS encoding DUF475 domain-containing protein yields the protein MKHFRFSIFFTVVCLALSAYWGFTHGPEAGVSTMLKALTITAILAVMEVSLSFDNAVVNASVLRNWDPFWKMIFLTVGILIAVFGMRLIFPVLIVAMTADMGFIEVAKMALNDPKTYSERLMAHHAEISAFGGTFLLLVFLNFFFDEEKETHWFRWLESKLASLASVPAMSVFLALIALLVMAGYVDDHQRLAVTMAGIWGIVVYIGVEVLSHLLGGEPEIDEDGNAVIQDGSGAASGVVKAGLGGFLYLEVLDASFSFDGVIGAFAITSDVVVIMLGLAIGAMFVRSMTVYLVEKGTLDAYVFLEHGAHYAIGALAFIMIASGTGLHVPEVVTGLIGVAFIAWAVIASIQYAKREQESS from the coding sequence ATGAAGCATTTCCGATTTTCGATATTTTTTACGGTGGTGTGTTTAGCACTATCCGCGTATTGGGGTTTTACCCATGGACCTGAGGCAGGTGTGTCGACCATGCTTAAAGCTTTAACCATTACTGCAATTTTAGCTGTAATGGAGGTTTCTTTATCTTTTGACAATGCTGTCGTAAATGCATCGGTTCTACGTAACTGGGATCCGTTTTGGAAAATGATCTTTTTAACGGTAGGTATTTTAATCGCCGTTTTTGGTATGCGTTTAATTTTCCCAGTCCTCATTGTGGCTATGACTGCGGATATGGGGTTTATTGAAGTTGCTAAAATGGCACTCAATGACCCGAAAACTTACTCTGAGCGTTTAATGGCTCACCATGCAGAAATCTCGGCATTTGGTGGAACATTCTTATTATTGGTTTTCTTAAATTTCTTCTTTGATGAAGAAAAAGAAACACATTGGTTTAGATGGCTTGAATCTAAACTTGCGAGTTTAGCGAGCGTACCGGCAATGTCTGTATTTCTCGCTTTGATTGCTTTACTTGTGATGGCAGGTTATGTAGATGACCACCAACGTTTAGCAGTGACTATGGCTGGTATTTGGGGCATTGTGGTTTATATTGGTGTTGAAGTTTTAAGTCATTTGTTAGGTGGCGAACCTGAAATTGACGAAGATGGCAATGCAGTTATACAAGATGGTTCAGGCGCTGCTTCTGGTGTCGTTAAAGCTGGTTTAGGTGGCTTCTTATATTTAGAAGTATTAGATGCATCATTTAGTTTTGACGGTGTAATTGGTGCATTTGCCATTACCAGTGACGTTGTTGTGATTATGCTGGGTCTGGCAATTGGCGCAATGTTTGTACGTTCAATGACTGTTTATCTTGTTGAAAAAGGCACATTAGACGCTTATGTGTTTTTAGAACATGGTGCCCACTATGCGATTGGTGCGTTAGCTTTCATTATGATTGCAAGTGGTACAGGTTTACATGTACCAGAAGTCGTGACAGGTCTGATTGGTGTCGCATTTATTGCTTGGGCAGTGATTGCTTCTATTCAATATGCAAAACGTGAACAAGAGTCGTCTTAA
- the tenA gene encoding thiaminase II: protein MLFSQELWQRNLNLYQKILDLPFNQELANGTLDKEAFCHYVIQDAQYLVAYGRVLAVAAAKAFEADDIMQFSDAAKIAIVVERSLHDDFMKNFGVTKEEFQNTPLTLAGHHYTSFLTATAWSESYPVVLAALLPCFWIYAEVGKDIVSKSIPNNPYQAWIDTYAGEEFHIAVRNVIATVDKVAARCDADTLEKMHAAYTMGAKLEWLFWDSAYHQRQWLGLDHI, encoded by the coding sequence ATGCTTTTTTCTCAAGAATTATGGCAACGCAATTTAAATTTATATCAAAAAATTCTCGACCTTCCTTTTAATCAGGAACTTGCTAACGGTACTTTAGATAAAGAAGCTTTTTGTCATTATGTGATTCAAGATGCTCAATATTTAGTGGCTTACGGTCGCGTGCTTGCTGTTGCAGCAGCAAAGGCATTTGAGGCTGACGATATTATGCAATTTTCAGATGCCGCTAAAATTGCAATTGTGGTTGAACGCAGCTTGCATGATGATTTCATGAAAAACTTTGGTGTGACTAAAGAAGAATTTCAAAATACGCCCTTAACTTTGGCAGGTCACCATTACACTTCATTTTTAACAGCAACGGCCTGGTCTGAGAGCTACCCTGTTGTACTTGCAGCACTATTACCTTGCTTCTGGATTTATGCCGAAGTCGGTAAAGATATTGTAAGTAAATCAATACCAAATAATCCTTACCAAGCATGGATTGATACCTATGCAGGTGAAGAATTCCATATTGCTGTTCGTAATGTGATTGCGACTGTCGATAAAGTTGCAGCACGTTGTGATGCTGATACTTTAGAAAAAATGCATGCCGCGTACACAATGGGTGCAAAACTTGAATGGTTATTTTGGGATAGTGCCTACCACCAAAGACAATGGTTAGGTTTAGACCATATTTAA
- a CDS encoding MerR family transcriptional regulator, translating into MYIGELASLTGATPKAIRHYEKLGLLPVAKRKGNYRIYEEIDVKSVKMIRLAQAVGFSLSELYDLSALKYKNNRFPVEIAQQLIQKKNQQIIEQKKALNRLQEDLKQLEDEIVQTYITNKISA; encoded by the coding sequence ATGTATATCGGCGAATTAGCATCTTTAACTGGAGCCACTCCTAAAGCCATACGGCATTATGAGAAATTAGGCTTGCTCCCCGTAGCAAAAAGAAAAGGAAATTATCGTATTTATGAAGAGATTGATGTTAAATCAGTTAAGATGATTCGCCTTGCGCAAGCTGTTGGGTTTAGCCTTTCCGAGCTTTATGACTTGTCAGCTTTAAAATATAAAAATAATCGCTTTCCTGTAGAAATTGCACAGCAGCTTATTCAAAAAAAGAATCAACAAATTATTGAGCAAAAAAAAGCGTTAAACCGTTTACAAGAAGATTTAAAACAACTGGAAGATGAGATTGTTCAGACTTATATTACCAATAAGATTTCTGCCTAA
- a CDS encoding SDR family oxidoreductase yields MSAHLSLFKNSTALITGASSGIGKAYAQELASLGIHLILTARSEQKLNDLADELRKKYNVNVEVIVLDLAQANSAQSLFDEVQTRKLTVDILINNAGFGKWTKFLDQSVSTYQEMITLNISSVTSLCYLFLPHMLANKKGIMINISSTGAFQPLPYIAVYGASKSYVLQFTEALAGEYASSGVKFLAVCPGNTETNFTQVANADTSGMKSSTVEDVVSATVRALDKNKATVVVGCSNYLTSQLPRILSRKKMINLVEGMLRTRVLEQS; encoded by the coding sequence ATGAGTGCTCATCTTTCTTTATTTAAAAATTCAACAGCATTAATTACAGGCGCATCTTCAGGAATAGGCAAAGCTTATGCTCAAGAACTTGCATCTTTAGGAATTCATTTAATTTTAACAGCACGCTCTGAACAGAAACTAAATGATTTAGCCGATGAACTCAGAAAAAAATACAATGTGAATGTTGAGGTGATCGTTTTAGATTTAGCTCAAGCCAATTCAGCTCAAAGCTTATTTGATGAAGTACAAACTAGAAAATTAACGGTAGATATTTTAATTAACAACGCAGGATTTGGAAAATGGACTAAATTTTTAGATCAATCTGTATCTACCTATCAAGAAATGATTACGCTTAACATCAGTAGCGTCACCTCTTTGTGTTATCTGTTTTTACCCCACATGCTTGCGAACAAAAAAGGCATCATGATTAATATTTCATCGACAGGTGCGTTCCAGCCGTTACCTTATATTGCTGTTTATGGTGCTAGTAAGTCTTATGTATTACAGTTTACTGAAGCACTTGCGGGGGAATATGCATCTTCGGGTGTTAAATTTCTGGCAGTTTGTCCGGGCAATACCGAAACCAATTTTACTCAGGTCGCAAATGCAGATACGAGTGGCATGAAAAGCTCTACAGTTGAGGACGTTGTGTCTGCAACGGTTAGAGCACTAGATAAAAATAAAGCAACAGTAGTGGTGGGGTGTAGCAATTATTTAACGTCTCAATTGCCCCGAATTCTTTCCCGCAAAAAAATGATTAATTTAGTTGAAGGCATGCTCAGAACGCGTGTTCTTGAGCAGTCATAA
- a CDS encoding GlpM family protein yields MWALFLKCMLGAGVVLIISILSKSKAFYIAGLVPLFPTFALIAHVIVYQQKGAEALQKTALFGLWSLIPYAIYLVAVYVLATRMSMWSCLGLATLCWVVAAAGLIYGWQLFQH; encoded by the coding sequence ATGTGGGCGTTATTTTTAAAGTGTATGTTGGGGGCAGGGGTTGTCCTCATTATTTCGATTCTATCGAAAAGTAAGGCATTTTATATTGCAGGTTTAGTCCCGCTTTTTCCTACTTTCGCTTTGATTGCTCATGTCATTGTTTATCAGCAAAAAGGTGCTGAGGCATTACAAAAAACGGCTCTGTTTGGTCTATGGTCACTTATTCCTTATGCCATTTATTTGGTGGCGGTTTATGTTTTGGCAACACGTATGTCGATGTGGTCGTGTCTAGGCTTGGCAACTTTATGTTGGGTGGTCGCCGCGGCAGGTTTGATTTATGGCTGGCAGTTGTTTCAGCATTAA
- a CDS encoding DUF1304 domain-containing protein encodes MIGQIFIALIAILHVYILVLEMFLWDKPYGMKAFGNNAEKAKLTKVMAQNQGLYNGFLAAGLFWSLLADAPFATSIANFFLGCVLIAGIYGGLTASKKIIYIQAVPALIALVAVNFL; translated from the coding sequence ATGATCGGACAAATATTCATTGCGCTTATCGCGATCTTACATGTCTACATTTTAGTGCTAGAGATGTTTTTGTGGGACAAACCTTATGGCATGAAAGCCTTTGGAAATAATGCAGAAAAAGCAAAACTCACCAAAGTCATGGCACAAAATCAAGGGCTTTATAATGGCTTTTTAGCAGCAGGTTTATTCTGGTCTTTATTGGCTGATGCACCCTTTGCGACATCCATTGCTAATTTCTTTTTAGGCTGTGTACTGATTGCGGGTATTTATGGTGGGCTGACTGCGAGTAAAAAGATTATTTATATTCAGGCAGTTCCAGCATTAATTGCTTTAGTCGCTGTTAATTTTCTTTGA
- a CDS encoding zinc-binding dehydrogenase — protein sequence MRSIIHRNFGEPVDVLEQADMPKPEPKAGEVRIKTIMSPIHNHDVWTVRGSYGYKPTLPAIGGSEGVGIVDALGEGVTHVQVGQRIAVASVHGSWAEYFIAPAQGLIPLNNEIDDETAAQLIGMPISALMLLDFVNVQPGQWLIQNTANGAVGKTVAMIAQARGLPVINLVRRTDAIAEMQALGIQHVVATDQPNWKEQVKQLHGDQPLIAGVDSIGGRASGEMLNLLSENSLLVSFGSMTGETMQISSGDLIFKQATVKGFWASVVSKEMPAARKKELIVELLTLATQKKLILPVEGVFSFDEIKTAAQRATEGARQGKVLLKP from the coding sequence ATGCGAAGTATTATCCATCGTAATTTTGGCGAACCTGTAGACGTTTTAGAGCAGGCGGATATGCCAAAGCCAGAACCAAAAGCAGGCGAAGTTCGTATTAAAACCATCATGTCCCCAATTCATAATCATGATGTATGGACAGTACGCGGAAGCTATGGCTATAAGCCAACTCTACCTGCGATTGGTGGTAGTGAAGGCGTTGGTATTGTTGATGCCTTGGGCGAAGGCGTTACTCATGTACAGGTCGGGCAACGTATTGCTGTTGCATCCGTTCATGGTAGTTGGGCTGAATACTTTATTGCACCGGCTCAAGGGCTTATTCCACTCAATAATGAAATTGATGATGAAACAGCAGCGCAGCTGATTGGTATGCCAATTAGTGCCCTTATGCTATTGGACTTTGTAAATGTTCAACCAGGTCAATGGCTCATTCAAAACACGGCGAATGGTGCCGTAGGTAAAACAGTTGCGATGATTGCACAGGCACGTGGCCTACCTGTGATTAATCTGGTTCGTCGTACCGATGCAATTGCTGAAATGCAAGCTCTAGGCATTCAACATGTTGTTGCAACTGATCAGCCGAACTGGAAAGAGCAAGTTAAACAACTTCACGGTGACCAACCTCTTATTGCTGGTGTCGACTCGATTGGCGGGCGCGCAAGTGGTGAAATGCTGAATTTACTCAGTGAAAATAGTTTATTGGTTTCGTTCGGTAGTATGACGGGTGAAACCATGCAAATTTCATCGGGTGATTTGATTTTCAAACAAGCCACAGTAAAAGGTTTCTGGGCGAGTGTGGTGAGCAAAGAAATGCCGGCTGCTCGTAAGAAGGAACTCATTGTTGAGCTATTAACATTAGCGACTCAGAAAAAATTAATCCTACCTGTAGAAGGTGTATTTAGTTTCGATGAGATTAAAACTGCTGCCCAAAGAGCAACTGAAGGTGCTCGCCAAGGTAAAGTGTTGTTAAAACCGTAA
- a CDS encoding TetR/AcrR family transcriptional regulator: MKRLNKSETTRQHILDTSFELVLHKGFVGVGLQEILKACDVPKGSFYHYFASKEAFGCALLEQYMADYKVRMEQLWQHTEQSAHARLMALWQAWIDDPVNGSWAENCLIVKLAAEVSDLSEDMRQILNDGVQKLTQRLALLLKEGQQEGSIPKHIEPLKTAQVMYQLWIGAALLTKLSQDKTHLHLALETTQQLLKPIEE; encoded by the coding sequence ATGAAAAGATTAAACAAAAGCGAAACCACGCGACAACACATTTTAGATACTAGCTTTGAGCTGGTACTACATAAAGGTTTTGTCGGTGTTGGTTTGCAAGAAATTTTAAAAGCTTGTGACGTACCCAAAGGTTCGTTTTATCACTACTTTGCTTCAAAAGAGGCATTTGGCTGTGCGTTGCTCGAGCAGTACATGGCGGACTATAAAGTTCGTATGGAACAACTTTGGCAACACACTGAGCAAAGTGCCCACGCCCGTTTGATGGCGTTATGGCAGGCGTGGATTGATGATCCGGTCAATGGTAGCTGGGCTGAAAATTGTCTCATCGTGAAATTGGCGGCCGAAGTTTCGGACTTATCAGAAGATATGCGTCAAATTCTTAATGATGGAGTGCAGAAGCTAACACAGCGTTTAGCTTTGCTACTCAAAGAAGGACAACAAGAAGGATCAATTCCCAAACATATTGAGCCTTTAAAAACTGCACAAGTCATGTATCAGTTATGGATAGGTGCAGCTTTACTCACAAAATTGTCGCAAGACAAAACACACCTACATTTAGCCTTAGAAACTACCCAACAACTCTTAAAACCGATAGAGGAATAA